GCTGTAGGCTTCACAAAGCTGTCTGATGGAAAAGGAAGCTGAGGAAGCAGCGAGAGCAGACAGCAGTCTTTATACCAGCATGAAGGGCGGGTGCTCTGTGGTCACGTGATTTCACAGAAACAGCCTCAGATACAAGAAACTTCCTGTGCAGAGACTGTAGTGAGTTatgtttctctgtgctgtgtgacTACATGAACGTCACCTTTTCTTTAACATGATTATATTACAACCTGTAAATCCAGCTCAAGTGATTCACGATGCAGCTCAGTGGATGAAATCCTCAATTTTCTATGTTACTGCACCCGACtgctttttcatcatttaataaaagCAGTAGATAAATCTAATCTCcctttttatttagaaagtccTTTTAAAAAGACTTCAACAGTTGTTAACATGAGAATGTTTGATACCAGTATCTGTGTGACCTCCTCAGTGCGTAAACGTTACaggaacaaacagacatggtTTCCACACAGCTGCTCTGGGACAGGGCACTTCCTCAATGTGGCAAACACCACAGACAtgcctctgctgcacacacctctcagAGCTGCACGGCAAAGTTGCAATTTCTGATTTATGTCACTAATTAATCCCATAGAGGACATTAGTCAGCAGCCACTGCTTCTCAGTGGACATCAGAAGCAGAAGATGGACGCATAATACGTGTTGGAAACTGATtagagacagaaaacatgttgttAGGTTTTTAAAGGTTGCTGAGAGTTGAGGTCTTTCTGCATCTTTGTGGTTTTCAGGCCAGGTTACAAGTCAGTTCAGTGTCACGGGTCCTGATGAGGTCCTATTGTGTTGCAGTGAGTCTCATGTCTGTAAGTCAGAAACATGTTATATATGAGTGGATCCAAGTGGACTTTCTATCAGCTCtgaccatccatccattttctacaTCTGTCAACATGAAGGAGGGGAAAGCCCACCCAAACCCAACATAACATCCTGAGAATCCTGTCAGAGCTCCTAACTGAGCCTAAAAACTTCTAAAAGTCTGAGCTGAGGAGTGATTTAGGAAACTTCTTAGAGCAACTCTgagcaggaagagacagaaaccTTAGTGAGGAGGTGTGGTCGACCTGCTGATAGGTGTGACACattcttttaaaagcttttgtcCAATCAggtaaaagaaatgaaaatgcacTCTTAGTGATAATGGGCAGAGAACTGACAGTGAAACTGGACCAATCACAGAATTTggtctttattaaaacatgttgagatcatgaatattattttatgtaacaAACATCTCTGTTGAATAAAGTGTAATCCATCGGCctactttttttattcacatgcTCATAGTTGCTATTTTCAGATTCAGCATTCAGATATTTACTTGTAAACGCAGGTTTTGCCACTTGGTTTTTGCTGTCTTGTCATCTGGAGCGATGTGTTAATTAGCAGTTTATGTAGATGTTTACAGGCACATTGGTTTAAATTAACAGTGTAGAAAAATACAGAGTTACAGAGAAACAGATCAGGAGTGAAACTGTAGATGAGCGGGGTTATTTCTAATTTTGTGAATGTAACATTGAGAGATTGTTGGTAATGAATACTCATCTCTGTGACTGACAGTCGGTCAGTGTGAACGATTCATACAGATACAAACAACTCACCCAACAACCAGGAAGAAGTCTTTTAtggtttatgttgtttttcctcaggATTATGAGGTGGTGTTGTTTATAGAAACATGATAATAACCTGAACATTGGTCACTTTTTAGGTTCACACTTTACATTCACATGGTGCGTTTATAAATGTGTTACACTAAACTTTCCAGCATCATAAAGTAGTTTGACTGTATTTCCAGCTGAAGCagcattaacattaaaatgtatcaaaatgtactttacaGGTTAACACATGACAAAACTCACTGCCACAAGAAACTACCCTCAAACTAAGTAAAACACAAAACCCCAGTTCAGTagttttccagtctttgtgaTTTCTGTCATATTTCCATCAAATATAAAGTCAGCAGCTTCTGTGCTTTGTAGTGACCCttattaaaaatatcctgtgatttacacagacacacaaatgttgaaacactgcgGTCCCTCGTTAGAAATGTGCTGGTCTGGgcagcaacagagcagctgacatAATGCTAGACTAGCATTAGTAGTGCTATTGGTCCGTTGTACAAAAACTCTCAAGCGTTTCCAAAGTATAATTGAAAGGAGTCTCAACATTACGTGAGATGGAGGCCAAAGTCGCACATGTTTTCTGACTGAGGAAGCTCAAAAAAAGGGAAGTTCTTGTTTCACAGTTTGTGGGTTGGCAGGGACTCAAAATACCCAAATGTACGTACACAAGcactaaaaaaataataagtgtATTCCAATACAGTTGTTGGGACGTCCACATGGTTCTGACATCGGATCGGCCCGTGTGCAGCTCAATGCTTCAATGCGGCTTCCTTGCATTGACAAAGCCTtataaacaaaggaaagtgcaccgaccctaatgtccagtaggtggcgcctGCGTCAGTTTCCGCTACAGCCGGAGTAGATAAATACAGCGGCAGATCATTTTCAACAGTCCCAGAGTTTCATGTTGCTGGAAGCATCGGCTTTCGCCTACGCAATTATTACTCTAAGGGAGCATACAGATATTTTTCCCGCCTAGGCCGCAGTCTTTCATCTCGCCGGACGAGCCAAAACTGTGCCGTGTTCACCAAACACGCTCCGGATCCTGAAAAGATGCTGTGCAACCAGCCTCTCTTTACAGTCCGTGCATGAAGTATAAATGAATCTCCATTGTTTACgttgtataatgaaacatcCCATTTGTGGGTATTTCCTATTTCATTGTCGTAACGCAGCTTGTTTCTTTATCCGACTtgtacaatgaacattgaaaaaggaagtcgagtggtggaaacagccttcaaagtaaaagttgggcgttttgaagcgtgttggccgcagctgtcagtttaaggagagcgaaataaaataaatacaacctaacaacaaatagcctaaataatttagctaattcataactgttatacagtgatattcccgccactttcccacaactgagagagataatcaccgggattttcaaagtaaacacaccgtGTTGAGAGGAGACTGAGCCGCTGGACTGCAGTCATCATGAAGTACCGGTAAgtcaaacttgttttttgttcaccttatccaccaaacgtctccaaccaaacactgtttaaatctgttgacctgccaggaacgtagttagctgttaacttccgaacatagccaatgctaacaatgctattttgtttgcaggtaaagttgctaactgttgtagctaaacagctgttgtaacgtTATGCTAACATTACTTGtttgttattatcagctgttttgcacgtcattttaatatttgtccatctaagtctgtgtgaaatgcctaCAATTATGCTAGAAGTGAGTTAACTGGACCCTGCTCAGTCATATAAGTAAGGCTGAggggtgttttgatattaattttgatgtattaaactgtagtgtggtctgtgttcaAAAATGttaccagcagtgtttgtgcatgcagacagactgcaaagtaaagaaatattctaaataatataattcatgtcatgtatccctataattagtgagtaaaaactaaagctacaattaatacactgttcatctgtggatgtacagttgacaccattaaaataaagaggaaagatgaacctcggccatatattttctttatgcagtcttttagtttatttaatcattttttataatttatttatatggcaccaAACAAAAGTTCAGCAGAGTCTGGTCAGTCCACACAGCAGAGTCCCTTCAGTAATGCAGTGTTGGCTCCCTCAGGTGGTCACTACAGAAAGCATCTCTAATGAAACCTCAGTTATAACGGTGCTGTGTGAATCTGTGTCAGACTCAAAGTGTTTCagtaacaaagacaaacagacgtTTACTGAAGAAAGTTCAGCAGAAGATTCACCAGAGTCAAAAATCTGCTGATGATCCAGTGAAGACACTCTGAACAAACTGATTTCATCAAGCACAGATTTTATTAATGATTCACTGAACACTGCATCAGTCAGGACATGACTTCATGTGGAATAACACAATATATCACAATCACTAAAAATATGGATCAACATGTTTCCACGTGGACTGTGTCATCTGACAGATTTTACAAGCATGAAGACACATGAAGGAGCCAGAGAACCAATCAGATCAAACTACAGTAGATCACATGACTCAAAGTTGGATTCATGTCCAAAACTGCAGAATCTTTCCTCTGTACAAAGTGATTAACATGAGAAAACAACGTCATGTTTAAATGCTTTATGTGTGTATTATATATGTAACGTATGCGTCAGTGAGACCTGTCAACATCAGAGTAACATCAGAATAAATCACAGCCTTAAAACACGTGAGAAaatccttaaaaacattaaattaaacattaattaatttaatttaattttaattcttttattaattttttacattaattaaacatttaaacattaaatcagGATCTGACTGAGTTCAGTTTGTGATACAGGACAGGGAGGGTGCTGTCATACCCAACATTAACCACCAGGGGGCGTCCTCAGTCcatttacaaacagctgttggaCACTAAGAACTGTTCTCAGCACTAAAACATGATGACTCAGCTGTCACTGATGGTCATCTGTACAGTGAAGTAACTATTGGTGATGAAACATCAAACTACAAGAACAAACAGTGCTTACAGACCACAGAGGGCGCTGTCTCCATGAATTACACATTTAACAAGTGATGACATGCTAATTTGCTCATGTAGCGATTACATCGACATTATAGAAACAGACTGACAAAAATGTATGTGATGTTTAAACTTGTTATCAGCAGTGTACAGCTGGTTTTCTACACAGCTGTACACTGCTCTCAGTCGTGTTGTTCACTCAATTCCACACTTTAACTGCTTTACCAACTGCTGCTGTGATTTTACCAAACTTGTATCGCAACACTGCAGCAAGTCTTCCATCTTTATCTGCCCGACTCTTCATCTCTTTCAGTTTCTGGAccttgtctttgtctcctttctCCATCATCTTCTCAATCAGGAAGTCCAAGTGGACCACAGTGGACAGCGAAATAACATTCAGGGCGATCTCCTCCAGTTTGACAACAAGCTGGAAGGACTCCTCCAGCATctgatctttttctttctgaagaCCTACAATTTCCCACTGTAGATCTTCCAAAAGGCTTGTTTTCTTGTCACAGTCTGATTTCTCCTTTTCATACTTCTCTTTCACATCTTGTTGGgtctttttaacttttcttgttttggGCACAtagattttcttttccttcacgTGATCTGACGCAGGACACTTCCTGGTACATGAAGTGCAGCGGCCACCTTTCATGACCTCACAGTGCTCTGGATACCAGGCCAGTGTGCACGGATAGTGACAGTTCTCCTCACAGACTGTACAGCAGACAGCTCCTCCATAATTTAACCACAACGCCCACCACCTCCCAGCACTGATAccttctttctctttgtagACCTCATCAACTTCTACAGTGAACTTCTCATTgttcttcatctcctcttcaTGTTTCTTCAGACCATCATGAGTCTGTTggatttctctctgtttcagttcaGTCAACTTGATCCTCTCTTGCAGGTTTTGGATGCAGGCCGTCAGTCTGATACGTGAATTCAACACTGCAACAGTTGTCATCAGCTTCTGAGGGGGATTTCTTTCCAG
This portion of the Pagrus major chromosome 12, Pma_NU_1.0 genome encodes:
- the LOC141006434 gene encoding uncharacterized protein; translated protein: MATGNTSPIQSETPPVDQLRLKTEDIGSLRRMTLGEKDLNKTNRTILLVGETGAGKSTLINALVNYAMGVEWEGDDRFQKLKDEERRQSESQKSEENKELDQSESQTSDVIVYQIFEFEGKTLPYSLTIIDTPGYGATGGIEKDEFISQQLLDLFRSDDGVHELNAVGLVVKASENRVSDRLMYIFDSVVSLFGKNMEQSIVALITHSDGLTPENALKALEAANIKCAKDEDGHPVYFLFNNCQSTQKTQRIQRALKYAWDLTTEEMGQFTDFLERNPPQKLMTTVAVLNSRIRLTACIQNLQERIKLTELKQREIQQTHDGLKKHEEEMKNNEKFTVEVDEVYKEKEGISAGRWWALWLNYGGAVCCTVCEENCHYPCTLAWYPEHCEVMKGGRCTSCTRKCPASDHVKEKKIYVPKTRKVKKTQQDVKEKYEKEKSDCDKKTSLLEDLQWEIVGLQKEKDQMLEESFQLVVKLEEIALNVISLSTVVHLDFLIEKMMEKGDKDKVQKLKEMKSRADKDGRLAAVLRYKFGKITAAVGKAVKVWN